The DNA window CCGCAGGAACAGGGCGTGCGCTGGCTGGTCGCCAATGTGACGCTCAACTTCATCGAGGAATCGCACTTTCCCTATCCGTTCGAAATCCATTGCGCGATCGGCCATATCGGGCGGACGAGCTGGACGATCAGCTCGGCGGGTTTCCAGAAGGGCGTGTGCGTCGCCACCGCCGACACGACCGTGGTGACGCACGGCGCGGAAGGACGGCGCGTGATCGACGAGACGCTGCGCGAGGCGATGGAACTCAATTTCCTGCGCCAGCCCGAATAGGGATCAGGCGAAGCCCGCCATCCTCCGGCTCCACTGGAGCGCGACCACCGCGCCCTTGACCGGCTGGATCATCGCGGCGGCCAGCACCACCGCCAGCGTCGGCCAGATCGCCGCCTGCCAGCCCAGCGGAATGGCGAGCGCGGCGTTCACCTCGATCATCAGCGGGACGAGGATATGGCCCAGAGCCAGGATCACGACATAGGCGGGAAAATCGTCCGCCTGATGCAGGTCCAGCCGCTCGCCGCACTGCGGGCAGGCGGGCGCGACCTTCAGGAAACGGGTGAACATGCGCCCCTCGCCGCATGCCGGACACCGCCCGCGCAGCCCGTGGGCGATGGCGGGGCCAAGCGGCCGTTCGGCGGCAGGAGCGGGATCGGTCATGGCGCGGCGGTAGGAGGACAGGCCCGGCCACGCAACCCGATATTGCGCGGCCATGCCCCTTTCGCCCCGACCAAAGCCTGTTAAGAAGCGCCATGCGTTTGCCCGGACCGTCCGAAGCCTTCTGCCTGTTCGACGATGCGCGCGTCGCTGCCGCCCCCACGCGCGCCGCGCAAGCGCGGCTCTATCGCGATCCGGTCGGCATCGTCGCGGCGGCCTGCGCGGCGGAGGTGCAGCCCGCGCTCGACCGCCTTGCCGAAGCGCGCGACGCCGGGCTGCATATCGCAGGCTTCCTGTCCTATGAGGCGGGCCTCGCGCTGGAACCCCGGCTCGCGCCTATTGCGCGGCGGCGCGACACCGGCGGCGCGCCGCTCCTGTGGTTCGGCCTGTTCGAAGGGGTGCGGCTGATCGCGCCCGACACGCTGCCCGCGCTGCTGCCCGATCCCGCGAGCGTGACCGTGGGCGCGCTCCGCCCGCTGATCGGGCAGGACGCCTATCTGGCCGCCTTCGCCCGGGTGCAGGACTATATCCGCGCGGGCGACATCTATCAGGCGAACCTGACCTTTCCCTGCGACGTGCCGCTGTCGGGCGATCCGCTGGCGCTCTACGCCGCGATCCGTCCGCGCGCGGCGGCGGGCTATGGCGGGGTGATCCGCACCGGCGCGCACAGCCTCCTGTCCTTTTCGCCCGAACTTTTCTTCACGCAGGTGCGCGGGCAGCTCACCGCGCGGCCGATGAAGGGCACCGCGACGCGCGGGGCGGGGGCGGAGGAGGACGCCGCACTCGCCCGCGAGCTGGCGCTCGATCCCAAGCAGCGCGCGGAAAATCTCATGATCGTCGACCTGCTGCGCAACGACCTGTCGCGCGTGTCCGTGGCGGGCAGCGTCACCGTGCCCGATCTCTTCCGGGTCGAAACCTATCCCACCGTGCACCAGCTCGTCTCGACCGTGCGCGCGCGAATCCTGCCCGGCCTTTCGCCCGTCGACGTGCTGCGCGTGCTGTTCCCCTGCGGCTCGATCACCGGCGCGCCCAAGGTGCGGGCGATGGAGATCATCGACGCGGTCGAACCCTTCCCGCGCGGCCCCTATACCGGCGCGATGGGGTGGATCGACCCGGAAGGCGACGCCGCCTTCAATGTTGCCATTCGCACCATTTGCGTCGAAGAAGGGGCAGGGACGGGCCGCCTGGGCCTGGGGTCCGGCATCGTGGCGGACTCCGATGGCGTGGCCGAATGGGCGGAGT is part of the Sphingobium amiense genome and encodes:
- a CDS encoding acyl-CoA thioesterase, which produces MAKPESWRLHPDAYRFVTSIDTRFQDLDTMGHINNVAISSMFETARIRFHHHLGRHPQEQGVRWLVANVTLNFIEESHFPYPFEIHCAIGHIGRTSWTISSAGFQKGVCVATADTTVVTHGAEGRRVIDETLREAMELNFLRQPE
- a CDS encoding DUF983 domain-containing protein; translation: MTDPAPAAERPLGPAIAHGLRGRCPACGEGRMFTRFLKVAPACPQCGERLDLHQADDFPAYVVILALGHILVPLMIEVNAALAIPLGWQAAIWPTLAVVLAAAMIQPVKGAVVALQWSRRMAGFA
- the pabB gene encoding aminodeoxychorismate synthase component I; this translates as MRLPGPSEAFCLFDDARVAAAPTRAAQARLYRDPVGIVAAACAAEVQPALDRLAEARDAGLHIAGFLSYEAGLALEPRLAPIARRRDTGGAPLLWFGLFEGVRLIAPDTLPALLPDPASVTVGALRPLIGQDAYLAAFARVQDYIRAGDIYQANLTFPCDVPLSGDPLALYAAIRPRAAAGYGGVIRTGAHSLLSFSPELFFTQVRGQLTARPMKGTATRGAGAEEDAALARELALDPKQRAENLMIVDLLRNDLSRVSVAGSVTVPDLFRVETYPTVHQLVSTVRARILPGLSPVDVLRVLFPCGSITGAPKVRAMEIIDAVEPFPRGPYTGAMGWIDPEGDAAFNVAIRTICVEEGAGTGRLGLGSGIVADSDGVAEWAECLAKARFLCP